From the Halorhabdus utahensis DSM 12940 genome, one window contains:
- a CDS encoding V-type ATP synthase subunit D, producing MAQDVKPTRKNLMQIEDRIELSERGHDTLEQKRDGLIMEFMDILDQAQNVRADLEETYDRAQARIDMARAMEGDVAVRGAAAALKEHPEITTQSKNIMGVVVPQIESTKVRKSLDERGYGVLGTSARIDEVAEAYEELLEQIILAAEVETAMKELLDEIETTKRRVNALEFTLLPDLRSSQDYIEQKLEEQEREEIFRMKKIKANKEAEEKAEREAEEDAESASA from the coding sequence ATGGCCCAGGACGTCAAGCCGACGCGAAAGAACCTCATGCAGATCGAGGACCGGATCGAACTCTCCGAGCGGGGCCACGACACGCTCGAGCAGAAGCGTGACGGCCTCATCATGGAGTTCATGGACATCCTCGACCAGGCCCAGAACGTCCGTGCGGATCTCGAAGAGACCTACGACCGCGCCCAGGCCCGCATCGACATGGCGCGGGCGATGGAGGGCGACGTCGCGGTGCGAGGCGCGGCGGCGGCCTTGAAGGAACACCCCGAGATCACCACCCAGTCGAAGAACATCATGGGCGTCGTCGTCCCCCAGATCGAATCGACGAAGGTGCGCAAGAGTCTGGACGAACGCGGGTACGGCGTCCTCGGGACGAGCGCCCGGATCGACGAGGTCGCCGAGGCCTACGAGGAACTCTTAGAACAGATCATTCTCGCTGCGGAAGTCGAGACCGCGATGAAGGAACTGCTCGACGAGATCGAGACCACGAAGCGGCGTGTCAACGCCCTGGAGTTCACGCTGTTGCCCGATCTCCGATCGAGTCAGGACTACATCGAGCAGAAACTCGAAGAGCAGGAACGCGAAGAGATCTTCCGGATGAAAAAGATCAAAGCCAACAAGGAAGCCGAGGAGAAGGCCGAGCGCGAGGCCGAAGAGGACGCCGAATCCGCGTCTGCGTGA
- the cas4 gene encoding CRISPR-associated protein Cas4, translating into MSGHTDERTGETDPVDLLLESARDEAVESSFHVTGVMMQYYEVCERELWFESRNIEIDRENPNVVRGTHVDETAYDEKRRNLSIDGRIAPDLLDDGRVVEVKPSSTLVEPARLQLLYYLWYLDRVVGVEKEGVLAHPTERKRESVELTDETVQQVEDAIRGIYDVVRSETPPPATEKPFCESCAYYDFCWSC; encoded by the coding sequence ATGAGTGGACACACTGACGAGCGGACCGGCGAAACCGATCCCGTCGATCTCCTCCTCGAATCAGCACGCGACGAGGCCGTCGAGTCGTCGTTTCACGTCACTGGTGTGATGATGCAATATTATGAAGTGTGTGAGCGCGAACTCTGGTTCGAGAGCCGCAACATCGAGATCGACCGGGAGAACCCGAACGTCGTCCGGGGAACGCACGTCGACGAGACGGCCTACGACGAGAAACGACGGAACCTGAGTATCGACGGTCGGATCGCGCCCGATCTGCTGGACGACGGGCGCGTCGTCGAGGTAAAGCCGTCCTCGACGCTGGTCGAGCCGGCACGCCTCCAGTTGCTGTACTACCTCTGGTATCTCGATCGGGTCGTCGGCGTCGAGAAAGAGGGTGTTCTGGCTCATCCGACCGAACGCAAGCGCGAATCGGTCGAGCTGACAGACGAAACTGTACAGCAAGTCGAGGACGCGATTCGCGGGATTTACGACGTCGTTCGAAGCGAGACGCCACCGCCCGCGACGGAAAAGCCGTTCTGTGAGTCGTGTGCGTACTACGACTTCTGCTGGAGCTGTTGA
- the cas1b gene encoding type I-B CRISPR-associated endonuclease Cas1b, with amino-acid sequence MNDNYHIFSDGRVERHNDTVRLVTEDDEKKYLPIENAEALYLHGQIDFNTRVISFLDDHGVAMHVFGWNDYYSGSIMPERGQTSGQTVVEQVRAYDDEAHRGNIAREIVAGSIHNMRANVTYYDNRDYDLSATLESLDRRRDEIKSVASVEEAMGVEASARRAYYAIFDQILPDAFVFGGRKYNPPNNKVNSLISFGNSLVYANIVSAIRATALDPTISYLHEPGERRYSLALDLADLFKPVLTDRVVFRLVNRGQLSDDDFDSEMNACLLTESGRETFSKEFEQTLDRTIEHPNLNRKVSYQYLLRVEAYKLKKHLLTGESYESFERWW; translated from the coding sequence ATGAACGACAACTACCACATCTTCTCGGACGGACGGGTCGAGCGCCACAACGACACGGTACGGCTCGTCACCGAGGACGACGAGAAGAAGTACCTCCCGATCGAGAACGCCGAGGCGCTGTACCTCCACGGGCAGATCGACTTCAATACGCGAGTGATCTCGTTTCTCGACGATCACGGTGTCGCGATGCACGTCTTCGGCTGGAACGACTACTATTCGGGCTCGATCATGCCTGAGCGTGGCCAGACGTCGGGTCAAACGGTCGTCGAACAGGTCCGGGCCTACGACGACGAAGCCCATCGTGGCAACATCGCCCGTGAGATCGTGGCGGGAAGCATCCACAACATGCGGGCGAACGTCACCTATTACGACAACCGGGACTACGACCTCAGCGCGACACTCGAGTCACTCGATCGTCGACGTGACGAGATCAAGTCCGTGGCGTCAGTCGAGGAAGCAATGGGCGTCGAAGCGAGTGCGCGACGTGCCTACTACGCGATCTTCGATCAGATTCTTCCCGACGCCTTCGTCTTCGGGGGTCGAAAGTACAATCCGCCAAACAACAAGGTGAACAGCCTGATCTCGTTCGGGAACAGCCTGGTCTACGCGAATATCGTCTCGGCAATCCGGGCCACGGCACTCGATCCGACGATCAGTTATCTCCACGAGCCTGGCGAGCGACGGTACTCACTGGCGCTGGATCTTGCCGATCTCTTCAAACCCGTCCTGACTGATCGCGTCGTCTTCCGACTCGTGAATCGAGGGCAGTTGTCCGACGATGATTTCGATTCGGAGATGAACGCGTGTCTGCTCACCGAGAGTGGCCGGGAGACGTTCTCGAAGGAGTTCGAGCAGACGCTCGATCGGACGATCGAACACCCAAATCTCAACCGGAAGGTCAGTTATCAGTATCTCCTTCGGGTCGAGGCGTACAAACTCAAGAAGCACTTGTTGACTGGCGAGTCCTACGAGTCCTTCGAGCGGTGGTGGTAA
- a CDS encoding UvrD-helicase domain-containing protein, whose amino-acid sequence MTEPTSKVTRLFGGPGSGKTTALLDRVEELLEDDDVDVRDVLVVSYTRAAAAEVRERLAERLDVSPRSLKGNVCTMHAKAYELLNLSRGDVVGESDKQEFAEEYGIEYEDQYEGGRRRTARSTTIGNKIIATSQWLQRTRRDVADWYDVPFKWNDEKVRLPPEIDENAQTGNKYTPTWPSDDDRIDVPEVIRAWRSYKGEHGLVGFADMLERVKQRSLLPSVDYLAIDEFQDITTLQYDVYEEWKAHVDHALIAGDDDQVVYAWQGADPNLLLEEEGEDVILDTSHRLPSEILEVVQREVTHIDQRQEKNLSPRKQGGNVEAVRNPSMLDLVRNVRGTVEEDDGTIMVLFRARYQMFQFIDEFIDEGIPFRTMTDQRMWTDRLTDYVNGIEALAADEPLTALEGRRLADMLEDTAFGTGERDDLFDDLEDRQEAAETDDLTEIEVEPDLIRDHAPFLPEPPAAADMVRKVTSFQEQTIDAYFAGDYEGMDPGRVRLGTIHSAKGREADHVFVATDLTEKVVEQMAATVERNEIDVPAVDEFTKHTDPVPTLTDNERRVFYVGLSRARERLVILENLVSGAPTLPIDVLLNNEPSEDPEAVLASILGEEAAAVH is encoded by the coding sequence ATGACCGAACCGACCTCGAAGGTAACTAGATTATTCGGCGGGCCTGGCAGCGGGAAGACGACGGCGTTGCTCGACCGCGTCGAGGAACTCCTCGAAGACGACGATGTCGACGTTCGGGACGTCCTCGTCGTCTCCTACACCCGGGCTGCTGCTGCCGAGGTCCGTGAACGGCTGGCCGAGCGACTCGACGTCTCGCCCCGCTCGCTCAAGGGCAACGTCTGTACGATGCACGCCAAGGCCTACGAACTGTTGAACCTCTCGCGTGGCGACGTCGTGGGCGAGTCCGACAAACAGGAGTTCGCCGAGGAGTACGGCATCGAGTACGAAGACCAGTACGAGGGTGGCCGACGGCGGACGGCCCGTTCGACGACCATCGGCAACAAGATCATCGCCACGAGCCAGTGGCTCCAGCGCACTCGCCGGGACGTCGCCGATTGGTACGACGTCCCCTTCAAGTGGAACGACGAGAAGGTCCGACTGCCGCCGGAGATCGACGAGAACGCCCAGACGGGCAACAAGTACACCCCGACGTGGCCCAGTGATGACGACCGGATCGACGTCCCGGAGGTCATCCGCGCCTGGCGGTCGTATAAGGGCGAACACGGGCTGGTCGGGTTCGCCGACATGCTCGAACGCGTCAAACAGCGCTCGCTGCTCCCCAGCGTCGATTACCTCGCGATCGACGAGTTTCAGGACATCACGACGCTGCAATACGACGTCTACGAGGAGTGGAAAGCCCACGTCGACCACGCACTGATCGCGGGCGACGACGACCAGGTCGTCTACGCCTGGCAGGGAGCCGACCCCAACCTGCTGCTCGAAGAGGAGGGCGAGGACGTCATCCTCGACACCTCACATCGACTTCCCTCGGAGATCCTGGAGGTCGTCCAGCGCGAGGTCACCCACATCGACCAGCGCCAGGAGAAGAACCTCTCGCCGCGCAAGCAGGGGGGCAACGTCGAGGCCGTCCGGAACCCCTCGATGCTCGATCTCGTCCGGAACGTCCGGGGGACCGTCGAGGAGGACGACGGCACCATCATGGTGTTGTTCCGGGCGCGCTACCAGATGTTCCAGTTCATCGACGAGTTCATCGACGAGGGCATCCCCTTCCGGACGATGACCGACCAGCGGATGTGGACCGATCGCCTTACGGACTACGTCAACGGGATCGAGGCCCTCGCGGCGGACGAACCCCTGACGGCTCTGGAGGGGCGACGGCTCGCGGACATGCTCGAAGACACGGCGTTCGGTACCGGCGAACGCGACGATCTCTTCGACGATCTCGAAGATCGCCAGGAGGCCGCCGAGACGGACGACCTCACCGAGATCGAGGTCGAGCCGGATCTCATCCGCGATCACGCGCCGTTCCTGCCGGAACCGCCGGCTGCCGCCGACATGGTTCGGAAAGTCACCAGCTTCCAGGAACAGACGATCGACGCGTACTTCGCCGGCGACTACGAGGGGATGGACCCTGGCCGGGTTCGCCTCGGCACGATCCACAGCGCGAAGGGTCGGGAGGCCGATCACGTCTTCGTCGCGACCGACCTCACCGAGAAGGTCGTCGAGCAGATGGCCGCGACCGTCGAGCGCAACGAGATCGACGTGCCCGCTGTCGATGAGTTCACCAAACACACCGATCCGGTCCCGACGCTGACCGACAACGAGCGCCGGGTCTTCTACGTTGGACTCTCCCGTGCCCGCGAGCGACTTGTGATCCTCGAAAACCTCGTCAGCGGCGCGCCGACGCTGCCGATCGACGTCCTGTTGAACAACGAACCCAGCGAGGATCCCGAGGCAGTCCTCGCGTCGATCCTCGGCGAGGAAGCGGCTGCCGTCCACTGA
- a CDS encoding V-type ATP synthase subunit B has product MKEYQTITEVSGPLVFVETDEPIGYDEIVEIEVGDGDTRRGQVLESTSDHVAIQVFESTQGIDRECSVRFLGETMKMPVTEDLLGRVLDGTGRPIDGGPDIVPEQRQDIVGAAINPFSREYPREFIQTGISAIDGMNTLVRGQKLPLFSGSGLPHNELALQIARQAEVPEEDDDEESEFAVIFAAMGITAEEANEFMDDFERTGALERSVVFMNLADDPAVERTITPRLALTTAEYLAFEKGYHVLTIMTDMTNYCEALREIGAAREEVPGRRGYPGYMYTDLANLYERAGRIEGVEGSITQIPILTMPSDDDTHPIPDLTGYITEGQIYVDRGLNSQGVRPPIYVPTSLSRLMDEGIGEGLTREDHGDVQSQLYAAYAEAEDLRDLVNIVGREALSERDNKYLDFGDRFESEFVDQGYDTARSIDQTLDIAWDLLSDLPREELNRIDEEFIETYYDEGSDATVEAAEADD; this is encoded by the coding sequence ATGAAAGAATATCAGACGATCACCGAGGTCAGTGGGCCGCTCGTGTTCGTCGAGACAGACGAGCCGATCGGGTACGACGAGATCGTCGAGATCGAAGTCGGCGACGGCGACACCCGTCGCGGACAGGTGCTCGAATCGACCAGCGATCACGTCGCGATCCAGGTCTTCGAGTCCACCCAGGGGATCGACCGAGAGTGTTCGGTCCGGTTCCTCGGCGAGACGATGAAGATGCCCGTCACCGAGGATCTCCTGGGACGGGTACTCGACGGGACCGGCCGGCCGATCGACGGCGGGCCGGACATCGTGCCCGAGCAGCGCCAGGACATCGTCGGCGCGGCGATCAACCCCTTCTCCCGGGAGTACCCCCGGGAGTTCATCCAGACGGGGATCTCCGCCATCGACGGCATGAACACCCTCGTCCGGGGCCAGAAGCTGCCGCTTTTCTCCGGGTCGGGGCTGCCCCACAACGAACTCGCCCTCCAGATCGCCCGGCAGGCCGAAGTGCCCGAGGAGGACGACGACGAGGAAAGCGAGTTCGCCGTGATCTTCGCGGCGATGGGGATCACCGCCGAGGAGGCCAACGAGTTCATGGACGACTTCGAGCGTACCGGCGCACTCGAGCGGTCGGTCGTCTTCATGAACCTCGCGGACGACCCCGCCGTCGAGCGGACGATCACGCCGCGGCTGGCGCTCACCACGGCGGAGTACCTGGCCTTCGAGAAGGGGTATCACGTCCTGACGATCATGACGGACATGACCAACTACTGTGAGGCCCTCCGGGAGATCGGGGCCGCCCGCGAGGAGGTTCCGGGTCGCCGGGGCTACCCCGGGTACATGTACACCGACCTGGCGAACCTCTACGAGCGGGCGGGCCGGATCGAGGGCGTCGAGGGGTCGATCACCCAGATCCCGATCCTGACGATGCCCAGCGACGACGACACCCACCCGATCCCGGACCTGACAGGGTACATCACCGAGGGCCAGATCTACGTCGATCGTGGCCTCAACAGCCAGGGCGTCCGGCCGCCGATCTACGTGCCGACCTCGCTATCGCGACTCATGGACGAGGGGATCGGCGAGGGGCTGACCCGCGAGGACCACGGTGACGTCCAGTCACAGCTGTATGCGGCCTACGCCGAGGCCGAGGACCTGCGTGACCTGGTGAACATCGTCGGTCGCGAAGCACTCAGCGAGCGTGACAACAAGTATCTGGACTTCGGCGACCGCTTCGAGAGCGAGTTCGTCGACCAGGGCTACGACACCGCCCGGTCGATCGACCAGACGCTGGACATCGCGTGGGATCTGCTCTCGGACCTGCCCAGAGAGGAACTCAACCGTATCGACGAGGAGTTCATCGAGACCTACTACGACGAGGGGTCGGACGCGACGGTCGAAGCCGCCGAAGCCGACGACTGA
- a CDS encoding HVO_0416 family zinc finger protein, whose product MATAPSTDDVIDQFLAQRGHETDAVGWDESYNKKQCPECGGLHETTATQCSVCEWSPARSS is encoded by the coding sequence ATGGCGACCGCACCGAGCACTGACGACGTGATCGACCAGTTCCTCGCCCAGCGTGGGCACGAAACGGACGCGGTCGGATGGGACGAGAGCTATAACAAAAAGCAATGTCCCGAGTGTGGCGGGTTACACGAGACCACCGCCACACAATGCTCGGTATGTGAGTGGTCGCCGGCGAGATCGAGCTAG
- a CDS encoding ArsR/SmtB family transcription factor, with the protein MDEKRPIEEVLDTIGDQHAREVLAAVSQSPKSAKQLSEELELSLPTVYRRLEILEEHELVSDQTSVAEDGNHYKVYESNFESTVIRLEDDEYQVRIYRSENLPDRFSQLWDDLNLE; encoded by the coding sequence GTGGACGAAAAACGCCCCATCGAAGAGGTGCTGGACACGATCGGGGATCAACACGCGCGCGAGGTACTGGCGGCAGTCAGTCAGTCACCCAAGTCGGCCAAACAACTGAGCGAGGAACTCGAGTTGTCGCTGCCGACAGTCTATCGTCGCCTCGAGATCCTCGAGGAGCACGAGCTGGTTTCCGACCAGACAAGCGTTGCCGAAGACGGCAACCACTACAAGGTCTACGAGTCGAACTTCGAAAGTACGGTCATCCGACTCGAAGACGACGAATACCAGGTTCGCATCTATCGCTCGGAGAACCTGCCAGACCGGTTCAGTCAACTCTGGGACGATCTCAACCTGGAGTGA
- a CDS encoding RNA ligase: MDEDRDWAAVLGVRSAEVDSVLAAFEESVFEGRRYRHLSAARHGIERGTAIVDGTVIRGFPSIPRTLVLDPGIVEHFDGRVTIEEKRNGYNVRVARIDGDVLGFTRSGYVCPYTTSKVRELLDPDSFFDANPERMLCGELIGPENPYTPHEYPDVESAAFEVFDVRDRETGRPLAVDHRRDLCARHDLATVPAFGECDPVEAAEAVREVIADLDRAGKEGVVMQSMDGTRQLKYTTSATHRADLEHAFSLPFDYGRDFVFPRVLREVFQAVELDRTRGESRQRAQELGESILLPAVETVRAVERGETVGEEHTVRDDPAVIEALLSHLQEMGIKLEIQQDRDENGERVVSFVKVSQSTRDNVENYLDGQVIDE; the protein is encoded by the coding sequence ATGGACGAGGATCGCGACTGGGCGGCGGTTCTCGGCGTCAGGAGTGCGGAAGTCGATTCGGTCCTCGCGGCGTTCGAGGAGAGCGTCTTCGAGGGGCGGCGCTACCGCCACCTCTCGGCTGCCCGCCACGGGATCGAGCGCGGAACGGCGATCGTCGACGGGACCGTGATCCGTGGGTTTCCGTCGATCCCGCGGACGCTTGTGCTCGACCCGGGGATCGTCGAGCACTTCGACGGGCGAGTGACGATCGAGGAGAAACGCAACGGGTACAACGTCCGCGTCGCCCGGATCGACGGCGACGTCCTGGGGTTCACCCGGAGCGGATACGTCTGTCCGTACACCACCAGCAAAGTCAGGGAGCTACTCGACCCCGACTCGTTTTTCGACGCCAATCCCGAGCGCATGCTCTGTGGCGAGTTGATCGGCCCGGAGAACCCCTACACGCCACACGAGTATCCCGACGTCGAGTCCGCGGCTTTCGAGGTGTTCGACGTCCGCGATCGAGAGACGGGCCGGCCATTGGCGGTCGATCACCGGCGGGACCTCTGTGCGCGCCACGACCTGGCGACGGTTCCCGCGTTCGGCGAGTGCGATCCGGTGGAGGCGGCCGAGGCCGTCCGGGAGGTGATCGCCGACCTGGACCGGGCAGGCAAAGAAGGGGTCGTGATGCAGTCGATGGACGGTACCCGGCAGCTGAAGTACACGACCTCGGCGACGCATCGAGCCGATTTGGAACACGCGTTCTCGCTCCCCTTCGACTACGGGCGGGACTTCGTCTTTCCGCGGGTTCTCCGGGAGGTGTTCCAGGCCGTCGAGCTGGATCGAACGAGGGGCGAGTCCCGCCAGCGAGCCCAGGAACTCGGGGAGTCGATCCTCTTGCCCGCGGTCGAAACCGTCAGGGCGGTCGAGCGCGGCGAGACTGTGGGGGAGGAACACACCGTCCGGGACGACCCTGCCGTGATCGAGGCACTCCTCTCGCACTTGCAGGAAATGGGCATCAAGCTCGAAATCCAGCAGGATCGAGACGAGAACGGCGAGCGCGTCGTCTCGTTCGTGAAAGTATCACAGTCGACCCGTGACAACGTCGAAAACTATCTCGACGGACAGGTGATCGACGAGTGA
- a CDS encoding DUF7521 family protein: MVDTVVQYGQGALVLLRLVLFGLTLGITLISFQAYQKRRSERLQYAFIGFAFISMGVAVSNIVSQMFTTQPAPRARLFFDMAQTVPFIIGFAMLYVSLYR, translated from the coding sequence ATGGTCGACACCGTGGTGCAGTACGGACAGGGGGCGCTGGTGTTGTTACGGCTCGTGCTGTTCGGGCTCACGCTCGGGATCACGCTCATCAGCTTTCAGGCCTACCAGAAACGACGAAGCGAGCGACTCCAATACGCGTTCATCGGCTTCGCGTTCATCAGTATGGGGGTGGCGGTCAGTAACATCGTCTCACAGATGTTCACCACCCAGCCGGCCCCCCGCGCCCGGCTGTTTTTCGACATGGCCCAGACCGTTCCGTTCATCATCGGCTTCGCCATGTTGTACGTCTCGCTGTATCGGTAG
- a CDS encoding Brp/Blh family beta-carotene 15,15'-dioxygenase: MQQPTERGGFDGSVAASLGVFLRWTGWLPLLALAVVVPLLAPLPESVRYLPLVASVVVFGLPHGALDYVALPRALSGRVDARGLTIVGVLYAILGGGYLVAWLIVPVPAAVVFIALTWFHWGQGELFVLRDAFGGGHLDDRIQQALTTVVRGGLPMAVPLVGFPERYLAVLETFVEPFGGSIGSAWLFEPSGQAIVAVGFGLVTVVTLWRGWRLAKANGRRQSDNGGWRLDAAETALLWVFFLLVEPVLAIGAYFCLWHSLRHIVRVGLLDERTVSALSAGEWLRPAGRLAVEALPTTLAAGGFLWALYVLTPASEGVASAIGVYLVGIAVLTLPHVVIVTWIDREQGFW, translated from the coding sequence GTGCAACAGCCGACCGAGCGGGGCGGGTTCGACGGGTCGGTGGCCGCCAGCCTCGGGGTCTTCCTCCGGTGGACCGGGTGGCTGCCGCTACTCGCACTCGCCGTCGTCGTCCCACTCCTCGCCCCGCTACCGGAGTCCGTCCGCTACCTCCCGCTGGTCGCGAGCGTCGTGGTCTTTGGCCTGCCCCACGGCGCGCTGGACTACGTCGCCCTGCCGCGGGCACTGTCCGGCCGGGTTGATGCGCGGGGACTCACGATCGTGGGCGTCCTCTATGCAATTCTCGGCGGGGGCTACCTCGTGGCGTGGCTGATCGTACCCGTCCCGGCCGCCGTGGTGTTCATCGCGCTGACGTGGTTCCACTGGGGGCAGGGCGAGTTGTTCGTGCTCCGGGACGCCTTCGGCGGCGGCCACCTCGACGATCGCATCCAGCAGGCGCTGACGACGGTGGTCCGCGGCGGATTGCCGATGGCGGTTCCGCTGGTCGGGTTTCCCGAGCGGTATCTGGCCGTCCTCGAAACCTTCGTCGAGCCCTTCGGCGGGTCGATCGGGTCGGCGTGGCTGTTCGAGCCGAGCGGGCAAGCGATCGTAGCGGTCGGGTTCGGGCTGGTGACCGTCGTGACGCTGTGGCGCGGGTGGCGGCTGGCGAAGGCGAACGGTCGTCGGCAGAGCGACAACGGCGGTTGGCGACTCGACGCGGCCGAGACGGCACTGCTTTGGGTGTTTTTCCTCCTCGTCGAGCCAGTGCTCGCCATCGGGGCGTACTTCTGTCTGTGGCACTCGCTGCGTCACATCGTCCGGGTCGGACTGCTCGACGAGCGGACAGTCTCCGCGCTTTCGGCTGGCGAGTGGCTCCGGCCGGCCGGACGGCTGGCGGTCGAGGCGTTGCCGACGACGCTCGCTGCCGGCGGTTTCCTGTGGGCGCTGTACGTCCTGACGCCGGCGAGCGAGGGGGTCGCGAGCGCGATCGGGGTCTACCTCGTTGGCATCGCCGTCCTGACCCTGCCCCACGTGGTGATCGTCACCTGGATCGACCGTGAGCAAGGGTTCTGGTGA
- the cas2 gene encoding CRISPR-associated endonuclease Cas2 produces MVYVVAVYDVEADRTYLFLNFLRRYLTHVQNSVFEGEITEGDLEEVKGKLDSMLEPGESVIVYRMSSEQYVSRTVYGEDPTEDSQFL; encoded by the coding sequence ATGGTGTATGTTGTCGCCGTCTACGACGTCGAAGCGGACCGAACCTACCTCTTTCTGAACTTCTTGCGTCGGTATCTCACACACGTACAGAACTCGGTGTTTGAGGGTGAAATCACAGAGGGCGATCTCGAAGAGGTCAAGGGAAAACTTGATTCGATGCTAGAGCCCGGCGAGTCGGTGATCGTCTACCGGATGAGTTCCGAACAGTATGTCTCGCGTACTGTCTACGGCGAGGATCCGACCGAGGACAGCCAATTTCTATAG